A single genomic interval of Acipenser ruthenus chromosome 28, fAciRut3.2 maternal haplotype, whole genome shotgun sequence harbors:
- the LOC131701955 gene encoding interferon a3-like: MGRNMFTFCFVLSLLCGCCSSLGCKWIKDDLYKPTSKETMNLLKHMGKEFVKERAHMHIPPKAYKMHKHMKLGDNVFEVYEAFLNISKIFNLNQDSVTTWNRTALDIFRNNLYRQTKELKSCMQEMKYSDNRRSSEIKTLESYFKKLEHFLENKNYSARAWEVIRIQVQDNLERMDRFTAHIRTHMMDNSNV, from the exons ATGGGCCGAAATATGTTCACATTCTGCTTTGTACTGTCGCTATTATGCGGCTGCTGCTCATCGCTAGGATGCAAATGGATCAAGGACGACCTGTACAAACCCACCAGCAAAGAAACCATGAACCTGCTGAAACACATG gGCAAGGAGTTTGTTAAAGAAAGAGCACACATGCATATCCCACCTAAAGCTTACAAAATGCACAAACATATGAAG TTGGGAGACAATGTGTTTGAGGTTTATGAAGCATTTCTTAACATCAGCAAGattttcaatttaaatcaagACTCAGTGACAACATGGAACAGGACTGCGCTGGATATCTTCAGGAACAACCTCTACCGACAGACTAAAGAACTCAAGTCTTGT atgCAGGAGATGAAATACTCCGACAACAGACGATCTTCTGAAATCAAGACACtggaatcatattttaaaaagttagaaCATTTTTTGGAAAACAAG aatTACTCTGCTCGTGCCTGGGAGGTTATCAGAATACAAGTTCAAGACAATTTGGAAAGGATGGATCGATTCACTGCTCATATTAGAACACACATGATGGATAATTCCAACGTTTaa